From Pseudomonas sp. B21-028, one genomic window encodes:
- a CDS encoding SpvB/TcaC N-terminal domain-containing protein, which yields MNEQSPLPVAAPSLPKGGGAIQSIGKGWNPVGAHGTASYEITLPISPGRGFAPPLSLNYASSLGNGVFGIGWGLSLPSVARRTSKGVPTYAEDDEIVGPAGVTWLPERDSQDVTVSTHIDHYNDLDLGTTYTVTRHFPRTESRFDRIEHWSSQNDKAGFWLVHAADGSLHLFGKSPASRRADPQDADRVGEWLLEESLNAHGEHILYQYQSDATAQRYLSQVSYGNFKADAHLYSWTADRLAPVQWHFELVFDYGERTTAYTEKPLYEGQQWQPRGDGFSSFAYGFEVRTERLCRQVLMFHRFPDELGAAPVLVRRLLLDYRQTSLGYQHLSAAHEQAFGEGETTESRPPVEFSYSEFRLAPEPLAWRRFPDMPGLDDGHTYQLVDLYGEGLPGVLHRTDKGWHYREPVRARTKGNDVVYAPWRTLPNIPVTDTATPVRQALSDLTGDGRLDWLVARPQVSGFFSLGADRSWSDFATFDAFTPEFFSPQGHLADLMGDGLGDLALIGPRSVRLYANQRKYGFSPPFEVPREEHEDALPVFTGSPGELVAFSDVLGSGQQHLVRIRHNEVKCWPNLGRGRFGQGRTLDFPGLAYESFDASRIRLADLDGSGAVDLIYLQADQALIFMNRCGHGFGPAVALPWPQKLRYDPLCQVSVADLQGLGCSSLILSSPYMRSQHWHYDFVSAKPYLLTATNNNMGADHRISYRSSAQEWLDEKHERVAAKTPLTCRLPLALHLVCSQTQLDETTGNRLTQEFAYRQGYYDGTEREFRGFGLLLQTDIQDFTATCLKKTWFHTGCKVNLPRNGYSRADKEALPLGKTLLCQYQTESQQDRIIASSDATTDLEMARALSGRLLRSEVFGVDRQLKTATLYSVQENRHGLRLLQAPDSVRRHARMLPLLLETITYQYEGLADDPQCRHTLNLQHDLYGALTHTVDIHYARRKTISDSPPFSDADQQQWWRDAHDPAQQLYHLNETRAEFIHLQAPRQWRLGLPYRQRTQAWQCPKAPEEGGLAPRDLSFEHLNERLRQTAWKTQGVLTGLSVQRYKDASSATTLPDGVADLQALAGHLESAELDETALDVFRLLPEDKRPKEKELEHMGYHRMTDFLPATLPPRKLWSVKSGFATYAPLEGFYKTLTVQPSQSHGVSEIRYDKYACFVTAFKLPDGCTTHAVHDYRAFQPLRIVDPNGNVQEGLYDAFGQVLATSFYGDEYNIRVGFKPLAQFKQPSFSRPAEAVGQPKDAVQGAATASYYAPFSWMGSVSAAALADSDWLTRCVTQGDLLPGGHICASARTRLSALQVFSVDELKLKDELEASTREPVHVATLVADRYPDDEQQQIHIAINSFDGFGRTLQSKQRVESGMAYVVDAKGGLVLVDGKPKEQIATVRWRVSERVEYNSKGLAVRIYRPYFADRHCHINDVSLRQSGHFDQQFYDPLGRPSHRLLARKNGLCYMRRHTRHPWYTVEEDENDTLQEVMSAAGGEA from the coding sequence ATGAATGAACAATCCCCACTGCCGGTCGCCGCGCCCTCACTGCCCAAGGGCGGTGGTGCCATTCAAAGCATCGGCAAAGGCTGGAACCCCGTCGGCGCCCACGGCACGGCTTCCTATGAGATTACCTTGCCCATTTCACCGGGGCGCGGCTTTGCGCCGCCCTTATCCCTGAACTATGCCAGCTCGCTCGGCAACGGTGTGTTCGGCATCGGCTGGGGGCTGTCATTACCCAGCGTGGCGCGACGCACCAGCAAGGGCGTACCGACCTATGCCGAGGATGACGAGATCGTCGGCCCCGCCGGCGTGACATGGCTACCCGAGCGTGATTCGCAAGACGTCACCGTCTCGACCCATATCGACCATTACAACGATCTGGACCTGGGCACGACCTACACCGTCACCCGACATTTTCCCAGGACCGAAAGCCGCTTCGACCGCATTGAACATTGGTCTTCGCAAAACGATAAGGCTGGTTTCTGGCTGGTACACGCCGCCGACGGCAGCCTTCACCTGTTTGGAAAGAGCCCGGCATCGCGTCGGGCCGATCCCCAGGATGCGGACCGTGTCGGCGAATGGCTACTGGAGGAGAGCCTGAACGCCCACGGCGAACACATTCTTTACCAATACCAGTCAGACGCCACCGCTCAACGCTATTTGAGCCAGGTCAGCTATGGCAACTTCAAGGCCGACGCGCATCTCTACTCATGGACCGCGGATCGGCTCGCGCCCGTGCAATGGCACTTCGAACTGGTGTTCGACTACGGCGAACGGACCACCGCATATACAGAAAAACCACTGTATGAGGGCCAGCAGTGGCAGCCCCGTGGAGATGGGTTTTCCAGCTTCGCTTACGGTTTTGAAGTCCGCACCGAACGGTTGTGCCGCCAGGTCCTGATGTTTCACCGTTTCCCCGATGAGTTGGGCGCGGCTCCCGTCCTGGTGCGGCGCCTGCTGCTTGATTATCGCCAAACGTCCTTGGGCTATCAGCACTTGAGCGCTGCCCATGAACAGGCGTTCGGCGAAGGAGAAACCACCGAGAGCCGCCCTCCCGTCGAGTTCAGCTACAGCGAGTTCAGGCTTGCGCCTGAGCCACTCGCCTGGCGGCGTTTCCCGGACATGCCGGGGCTCGACGACGGCCACACCTATCAACTGGTGGATCTGTACGGCGAAGGTCTGCCGGGCGTACTCCATCGTACCGATAAAGGCTGGCATTACCGCGAACCCGTGCGCGCCAGGACCAAAGGCAACGACGTGGTCTACGCACCGTGGCGAACGCTTCCCAACATTCCGGTGACCGACACTGCAACGCCGGTGCGGCAGGCACTGAGCGACCTCACAGGTGACGGCCGCTTGGACTGGCTCGTCGCCCGGCCGCAAGTGAGCGGTTTCTTCTCCCTCGGTGCCGATCGAAGCTGGTCGGACTTCGCCACGTTCGATGCTTTTACCCCAGAGTTTTTCAGTCCTCAAGGGCACTTGGCCGATCTGATGGGCGACGGCCTCGGCGACCTGGCGTTGATCGGCCCGCGCAGCGTTCGCCTGTACGCCAACCAACGAAAGTACGGCTTTTCACCGCCATTCGAGGTGCCTCGAGAGGAGCATGAAGACGCCCTGCCCGTATTCACCGGCTCTCCCGGCGAGCTGGTGGCTTTCAGCGATGTTCTGGGCAGCGGCCAGCAGCACCTGGTGCGCATTCGTCATAACGAAGTGAAGTGCTGGCCAAACCTCGGACGCGGACGTTTCGGCCAGGGCAGGACGCTGGACTTCCCCGGGCTTGCCTACGAAAGCTTCGACGCCTCGCGTATACGCCTGGCAGACCTGGATGGTTCCGGCGCCGTCGACCTCATCTATCTGCAAGCGGATCAGGCACTGATCTTCATGAACCGCTGCGGTCATGGTTTCGGCCCTGCAGTCGCGCTGCCTTGGCCGCAAAAGTTGCGCTACGACCCTTTGTGCCAAGTGAGCGTCGCCGACCTGCAAGGGCTCGGCTGCTCCAGCCTGATCCTGAGTTCACCGTACATGCGGTCGCAACATTGGCACTACGACTTCGTCAGCGCCAAACCCTATCTGCTCACCGCCACCAACAACAACATGGGTGCCGACCATCGCATCAGCTACCGCAGCTCGGCGCAGGAGTGGCTGGACGAAAAACATGAGAGGGTAGCGGCCAAGACCCCGCTCACCTGTCGCCTGCCCTTGGCCCTGCACCTGGTTTGCAGCCAAACCCAACTGGACGAAACGACCGGCAATCGGCTGACCCAGGAATTCGCCTATCGCCAAGGCTATTACGACGGCACCGAACGGGAATTTCGTGGCTTTGGTCTGTTGCTGCAAACCGACATCCAGGACTTCACGGCAACATGCTTGAAAAAAACCTGGTTTCATACCGGGTGCAAGGTGAATCTGCCACGTAATGGTTACAGCCGCGCAGACAAGGAAGCCCTGCCTCTCGGCAAGACACTGCTGTGCCAATACCAGACGGAGTCGCAGCAAGACCGGATCATCGCCTCGTCAGACGCAACGACCGATCTGGAAATGGCCCGCGCCTTGTCTGGTCGCTTGCTGCGAAGCGAGGTCTTCGGCGTCGATAGGCAGCTGAAAACCGCCACCTTGTATTCGGTTCAGGAAAACCGTCATGGGCTCCGCCTGTTGCAAGCACCCGACAGCGTCCGGCGTCATGCCAGGATGTTGCCGCTGCTGCTGGAGACCATCACCTACCAGTACGAAGGCCTTGCCGATGACCCGCAATGCCGGCACACCTTGAACCTGCAACACGATCTGTACGGTGCTCTGACCCACACTGTGGACATCCATTACGCCCGCCGGAAAACCATCAGCGATAGTCCCCCCTTCAGCGACGCCGACCAGCAGCAGTGGTGGCGCGATGCGCATGATCCGGCGCAGCAGCTCTACCACCTGAACGAAACCCGCGCCGAGTTCATCCACCTGCAAGCCCCCCGGCAATGGCGACTCGGCCTGCCGTATCGCCAGCGCACCCAGGCATGGCAATGCCCCAAGGCTCCTGAAGAGGGAGGGCTGGCGCCACGGGACCTCTCTTTCGAACACCTCAACGAACGCCTGCGGCAAACCGCCTGGAAAACCCAAGGCGTGCTGACCGGCCTCTCCGTGCAGCGCTACAAAGACGCGTCGAGCGCAACCACCTTGCCGGATGGCGTCGCGGATCTGCAGGCCTTGGCCGGCCACCTGGAAAGTGCCGAGCTGGATGAAACCGCCCTGGATGTCTTCCGGTTACTGCCGGAGGACAAACGCCCCAAAGAAAAAGAACTGGAACACATGGGTTATCACCGAATGACCGATTTTCTTCCCGCGACCCTGCCTCCGAGAAAACTCTGGTCAGTCAAAAGCGGCTTCGCGACCTATGCGCCACTGGAGGGTTTCTACAAGACCCTGACCGTACAGCCGAGCCAAAGCCACGGAGTGTCCGAGATCCGCTACGACAAGTACGCCTGTTTCGTCACCGCCTTCAAACTACCGGACGGCTGTACCACCCACGCGGTCCACGATTACCGCGCATTCCAGCCCCTGCGCATCGTCGACCCCAACGGTAACGTACAGGAAGGCCTGTACGATGCTTTCGGCCAGGTCCTGGCCACGTCCTTTTATGGGGATGAATACAACATCCGCGTGGGCTTCAAACCGCTCGCGCAGTTCAAACAGCCTTCGTTCAGCCGTCCGGCAGAGGCGGTCGGCCAGCCAAAGGACGCCGTGCAGGGTGCCGCGACGGCCAGCTATTACGCGCCCTTCAGCTGGATGGGTAGTGTATCGGCGGCAGCATTGGCGGACAGCGACTGGCTGACCCGTTGCGTGACCCAGGGTGACCTGTTACCCGGCGGGCACATCTGCGCGTCGGCCCGAACGCGGCTGTCGGCGCTCCAGGTATTTTCGGTCGATGAGCTGAAGTTGAAAGACGAACTCGAGGCCTCGACACGTGAACCCGTGCACGTCGCGACCCTGGTCGCCGATCGTTATCCCGACGATGAGCAGCAACAGATCCACATCGCCATCAACAGCTTCGATGGCTTCGGCCGAACGTTGCAAAGCAAGCAACGCGTGGAGTCGGGCATGGCCTATGTCGTCGATGCCAAGGGCGGTCTGGTGCTGGTGGATGGAAAGCC
- a CDS encoding neuraminidase-like domain-containing protein encodes MTVAIRKQLDESLRDALLAFYLNKVAPDRDKVKTYKIKTARDLYEYWLLDVLVSQDVPTTPVACAIASLQQYINRILMNLEPGYDPTGISAELTHTWRDEMLQYPIWAAHQKLLYFPATYLDPALRANKSANFQQLENALSQNQIHPAAVQSAVMAYLARFEEVANLNILNGYIDGDDFANSTYYFIARSRTENSYFWRSLDMAQRPLAGAPPQPPATAPKLDQPDPYAWSDWEKADVPIPEHAAEHLVRPVWFNNRLFVTWAECIHQDPSASSRAPSQDNTTPPAKHHPLLRLSYCFRKQDGSWSTPRVALQGYCQDRTLGSKDLAVINTLIRTVAVHYRQGSSDSLFLALYGYETQAAMDIATGNSPAFSKTICIDRHLSLEPDRSADVAAKKDFLNTAVQRIQATISADLELAEAALPGNLPPTLSDFERAYRDRIKLSYSRHDSTLMLHMAANIGITSAGAMGYLPRNSMRLRLENAFSHEPRLQMSLVFPAQSLPQTPYMRLHEGSSLDLSKSPVALDRSFTVSFTHTTDALRDSERTPNISLSSRTSLEGKFISTDAVRHLIKISRRMNRSSSSATGSETLTLQTEHAEPFDVERITVLCDEPLDKQYVVFRQPSASLDRPLTYEDLSVVAESIPAEHLAPSFDFEWPDTDPGDDGTPLILGVAFVHPFEPTKKLYSVLRAITLKRLVKSQQPPEITQATTPGLGTTQFIDFAKSAIKTSDASSRRRPPIRLNTVFAAELIRRTENSLDELFDWTTQHLQEPSIPNDSSITMDFHGAYGRYFTELFLHVPWLVAHRLNVEHQYEDAERWLRYTFDPGRNREECWRSAPLIDNSVPSYANQTPHDPHQIALSHPVHFCKALYFLYLDILINRGDAAYRAMTPDGLSEAKLWYVRVLDLLGPRPVVRLANPWTAISLQTLVDTPDDDLRTFEYSVTRLTDNRALVLHEGSSRSTLPAIDSPYLHLPFNPQLLRCWDLTESRLHNLRHNLDIAGKPLHLPVIAAPLDPRALLSANAQSLSDSSSTGLPSVAIPHYRFTVMHNHAQNAVESLSQFGTLLLSLIERKEQTQLQVLQQQQAWDLAKVSLDLQRQALNIERQNRQALLASQAIVQNRSTHYKKLLDDGLSDTETQASYFYVASGTLEAGAMACQIAAAGLMMAPNIAGVCIGGSRWEGPALAASAAAHSAAIISRTVAAQLDRQAIFDRRRDEWHHAYDQSRLELAQIDAQLAHFTEQETATRLQLRLAEATLGQAKANYDFLGKRFTRTQLYQWLNSQLAMVYRQAYDATLSLCLAAEACWRYETADFNSRFIQPGAWHTTYRGLGAGELLKLNLLNMHAGYLQRHKRELEIHKTVSLRQLKRQTATSHLNKEWPEMRDDLKKGGCEFELTHQLFEDDYKNQQHYLRRIKTISVTLPAVVGPYENIRATLTQTASTVFLSPGDRGKAMESRRANQQIALSTGIDDNGLFTLSFNDERYLPFEYTGAISKWQLTFPNPEAQKDLLESLTDIIVHVSYTARVGGGVQ; translated from the coding sequence ATGACCGTTGCCATTAGGAAGCAGCTCGATGAAAGCCTGCGCGATGCACTGCTGGCGTTCTATCTGAACAAGGTCGCACCTGACCGGGACAAGGTGAAAACCTACAAGATCAAGACGGCCCGGGACCTCTACGAATACTGGCTGCTCGATGTACTGGTCAGCCAGGACGTGCCCACTACCCCCGTCGCCTGCGCCATTGCCAGCCTGCAGCAGTACATCAACCGCATACTGATGAACCTGGAGCCCGGGTACGACCCGACCGGTATCAGCGCCGAGCTTACGCACACATGGCGCGATGAGATGCTGCAGTACCCAATCTGGGCCGCCCATCAGAAGCTGCTCTACTTCCCTGCGACTTATCTCGACCCCGCCCTGAGAGCCAATAAAAGCGCCAACTTCCAGCAATTGGAAAACGCCCTCAGTCAGAACCAGATTCATCCCGCCGCGGTTCAATCGGCGGTCATGGCTTACCTGGCGCGCTTCGAAGAAGTCGCCAACCTGAATATCCTTAACGGCTACATCGATGGCGATGATTTCGCCAACAGCACCTACTATTTCATTGCCAGATCCCGCACCGAAAACAGCTACTTCTGGCGCTCGCTGGACATGGCCCAGCGCCCGCTCGCTGGCGCGCCGCCACAACCGCCGGCCACCGCGCCCAAGCTGGACCAACCGGATCCATACGCCTGGTCGGACTGGGAAAAAGCCGACGTGCCCATCCCTGAGCATGCGGCCGAACACTTGGTGCGCCCGGTCTGGTTCAACAATCGCCTGTTCGTGACCTGGGCAGAATGTATCCATCAGGATCCCTCGGCCTCAAGCCGCGCGCCTTCGCAGGACAACACAACGCCACCGGCCAAGCATCACCCGCTGTTGCGCCTGAGCTATTGCTTCAGGAAACAGGATGGCAGCTGGAGTACGCCGCGGGTTGCCCTGCAAGGCTATTGCCAGGACAGGACGCTGGGCAGCAAGGACCTCGCGGTGATCAATACATTGATCAGAACAGTGGCCGTGCATTACCGCCAGGGTTCGAGCGACTCACTGTTCCTCGCCTTGTATGGCTATGAAACGCAGGCAGCGATGGACATCGCCACCGGCAACAGCCCCGCCTTCAGCAAGACGATCTGCATCGACAGGCATCTCAGCCTTGAACCGGACCGCTCAGCGGACGTTGCCGCCAAGAAGGATTTCCTGAACACCGCCGTCCAGCGCATTCAAGCCACGATTTCAGCAGACCTCGAACTGGCGGAAGCCGCCCTGCCCGGCAACTTACCCCCCACCCTGTCGGATTTCGAAAGGGCCTACCGTGATCGCATCAAACTCAGCTACTCCAGGCACGATTCCACGCTCATGTTGCACATGGCGGCAAACATCGGCATTACCAGTGCAGGGGCCATGGGATATCTGCCGCGCAACAGCATGCGCTTGAGGTTGGAGAACGCCTTCAGTCATGAACCTCGCCTCCAGATGAGTCTGGTGTTCCCTGCCCAAAGCCTGCCACAAACTCCCTACATGAGGCTTCATGAGGGTTCGAGCCTTGATCTCAGCAAATCCCCGGTCGCCCTCGACCGAAGCTTCACGGTGTCCTTCACGCACACGACTGACGCACTGAGAGACAGCGAACGCACGCCCAACATCAGTCTCTCCAGCCGGACCAGCCTTGAAGGAAAATTCATTTCCACGGATGCCGTCAGACACCTGATCAAAATCAGCCGGCGTATGAATAGAAGCTCTTCCTCCGCCACTGGGTCGGAAACCCTGACCCTGCAGACAGAGCATGCAGAACCTTTTGACGTGGAGCGCATCACCGTTCTCTGTGATGAGCCGCTGGACAAGCAGTATGTCGTCTTCCGTCAACCATCGGCCTCATTGGACCGGCCGCTGACCTACGAAGACCTGAGCGTCGTGGCCGAGTCCATTCCCGCCGAGCATTTGGCGCCGTCCTTTGATTTCGAATGGCCCGACACCGATCCCGGTGACGATGGCACCCCCCTTATTCTCGGGGTGGCGTTCGTCCACCCCTTCGAACCGACAAAAAAGCTCTACTCCGTCCTCAGGGCCATCACGCTGAAACGTCTGGTGAAAAGCCAGCAACCGCCAGAAATTACCCAGGCCACGACACCCGGCCTGGGAACCACCCAGTTCATCGATTTCGCCAAGTCCGCAATCAAAACCAGTGACGCCTCCAGCCGACGGCGTCCGCCGATCCGCTTGAATACCGTGTTCGCCGCCGAACTGATCCGGCGCACCGAAAACAGCCTCGATGAGCTGTTCGACTGGACGACCCAACACCTGCAGGAACCCTCGATACCCAACGACTCGAGCATCACGATGGATTTTCATGGCGCTTATGGCCGTTACTTCACCGAACTGTTCCTCCATGTGCCATGGCTGGTCGCCCATCGCTTGAATGTCGAGCATCAGTACGAGGACGCCGAACGCTGGCTGCGCTACACCTTCGACCCGGGTCGCAACAGGGAGGAGTGCTGGAGGAGTGCGCCCCTGATCGATAACAGTGTGCCGTCGTACGCCAATCAGACGCCCCATGATCCGCACCAGATTGCCCTCAGTCATCCCGTGCACTTCTGCAAGGCGCTGTACTTTCTGTACCTGGACATCCTGATCAACCGAGGCGATGCCGCATACCGCGCAATGACGCCCGACGGTCTCAGCGAGGCGAAGCTCTGGTACGTGCGCGTGCTCGACCTGCTGGGCCCACGCCCTGTCGTGCGACTGGCCAATCCCTGGACGGCCATCAGCCTGCAAACGTTGGTCGATACCCCCGATGACGACCTGCGCACCTTTGAGTACTCGGTGACCCGCCTGACCGACAACCGCGCGCTGGTCCTTCACGAAGGCAGCTCGCGCTCGACCCTGCCGGCTATCGATAGCCCGTACTTGCATCTGCCGTTCAATCCGCAATTGCTCAGGTGCTGGGACCTGACCGAAAGTCGCCTGCATAACCTGCGACATAACCTCGATATCGCCGGCAAGCCGCTGCATCTACCGGTCATCGCGGCGCCGCTGGACCCTCGTGCCCTCCTCAGCGCCAATGCCCAGAGCCTCTCGGATAGCTCGTCGACAGGCCTGCCGAGCGTCGCCATTCCCCACTACCGCTTCACCGTCATGCACAACCATGCCCAGAACGCCGTGGAAAGCCTCAGCCAGTTCGGCACCCTGCTGCTGTCGCTGATCGAGCGCAAGGAACAGACTCAGTTGCAGGTGTTGCAACAACAGCAAGCCTGGGATCTGGCAAAAGTCTCGCTGGACTTGCAACGCCAGGCCTTGAACATCGAGCGTCAAAACCGCCAGGCACTGCTGGCCAGCCAGGCCATTGTTCAAAACCGCAGCACCCATTACAAAAAACTGCTGGACGATGGCCTTAGTGACACCGAAACACAGGCCAGCTACTTCTACGTGGCCAGCGGCACCTTGGAGGCCGGCGCAATGGCCTGCCAAATCGCGGCGGCGGGGCTGATGATGGCGCCGAACATTGCGGGGGTCTGCATTGGCGGCAGCCGTTGGGAAGGCCCGGCGCTCGCAGCCTCCGCCGCCGCCCACAGCGCCGCGATCATCAGCCGTACGGTAGCGGCCCAACTCGACCGTCAGGCCATATTCGATCGCCGTCGGGATGAATGGCATCACGCCTACGATCAGTCACGGCTCGAACTGGCCCAGATCGACGCGCAACTGGCGCATTTCACTGAGCAGGAAACCGCCACCCGCCTGCAACTGCGCCTGGCGGAAGCGACCCTGGGCCAGGCCAAGGCCAACTACGACTTCCTCGGCAAGCGCTTCACCAGGACGCAACTGTACCAATGGCTCAACAGCCAGTTGGCCATGGTCTATCGCCAGGCCTACGACGCGACCCTGAGCCTGTGCCTGGCCGCCGAAGCCTGTTGGCGGTACGAGACCGCCGACTTCAACAGCCGCTTCATTCAACCGGGGGCATGGCATACGACCTATCGAGGGCTCGGCGCGGGCGAGTTGCTGAAGCTGAACCTGCTGAACATGCACGCCGGGTACCTGCAACGTCACAAGCGGGAGCTGGAGATTCACAAAACGGTATCGCTGCGACAACTCAAGCGCCAAACCGCTACCAGCCACCTGAACAAGGAATGGCCAGAGATGCGGGACGACCTGAAAAAAGGAGGATGTGAGTTCGAGCTGACCCATCAGTTATTCGAAGACGATTACAAGAACCAGCAGCACTACCTGCGGCGCATCAAGACCATCAGCGTGACCTTGCCGGCCGTCGTCGGCCCTTATGAAAACATCCGGGCCACGCTGACCCAAACCGCCAGCACGGTGTTTTTGTCGCCAGGTGACCGGGGTAAGGCCATGGAGAGCCGGCGCGCCAACCAGCAGATCGCCCTTTCGACAGGGATCGACGACAACGGACTGTTTACCCTGAGTTTCAACGATGAGCGCTACCTGCCGTTCGAATACACCGGTGCCATTTCCAAATGGCAGTTGACCTTCCCGAACCCCGAGGCCCAAAAGGACCTGCTTGAATCGCTGACCGACATCATTGTGCACGTGAGCTATACCGCCAGGGTCGGCGGAGGTGTGCAATGA